AGTACGTGGAAATTATTTGAGATATTAGTGATTATCCAAGTACTAACACTGACCACTTATGTAGTGGTAGGTCTAAAAGCAGAGAAAGAGTTTCGTAAGCGGTGGCGCGTGAATCTATTCTAGGAAACACATCTCGACAACCAAGAAGTGCTTCGTAGCTTATTTGCTTTGAGGGGTGAGCGCAATGAAAAACGAGTTCAGAGCAAGAAAAGGTTGCACTACTTCGAAACAATATTCAATGAGCAAGAAAAGCTTAACCATTCCATGTATAGGATGATCATTCAGGATACTGAAGAGGGTTAATAGGAAACAAATGACAGCAGGATTATTCCAAACGATATTCTGTAACGAATATTATCAGCCCTAAGCATCCTCAAGATTCTCTCCACGGTGGCTAACATGTATGTCCATGTTTTCACAGGTTGACATCCCCTCACTTAAAAACAAGTAAACCTGAAAGAGTATAGCTGACGGTATGCTTAGATTTCACCTGAAAAAGCACACTATCACACATCTTTTCACCGAAAAGCGATCAAATAGGCCATTTATTTTATTTGCTCAACAAGAACAAGTCTATATTTTAGAAAAGAAACATAGTCAAAATCAGTAGTAATGCAATCTGACTACGACATAGTGATATCGTCCTAATTTAGAACGATTTAGCCCCGTATTATTCTCTTAATTTAACTCGATTTTGTGCGTTTCATTGTTTATAGCTCATTTAAATtagtaatttataataattagtcaccgtagttatatttaatatttagCCGGGTTTTTTTTATACAATATTAGTATCATTACTATtactttattattatattaatttattattattatattattttacaATTAGTCTTggtgaagacgggtcggagcaagtgacgggtaatgccactcacaaaacggatagggggacaaggtggaaGCACTCCCACTTGATGCGCtttcctctctcctctatttgccATTCGTTTGTGAGAGAAATGGTATCAAATCACCCAAAgcgacggatacgtgccgtcttcaatgagattttgtgattattTTAATGTGTAGGTGAATAATGAGACGGaaattgaaatgaaataaaagatggCGTGAATGAGTCAATCTTTGACTTTGTCAAAGTCGACTCTTGACTTCACAAACAACACAATTCAACTGTGTGTACAGTGTGTACCCATATCGCCAAGAATTAACTCGTCACCATCGAGCAGCTTACTCGGCTCAATTCCGAAACCGAGTACCATCGCCAAGAGCTCCTGCAAGGATTCAGCAGCCACCACCACGAACCTCCGACTGATAATTATTTCACCAATTCCGTCTCAGGCAGCCGCTAAACAGTATAAAAACAGTTAGATCAGCTACTAATCCGACTGATAATTACTTCGCGAATTTCCGGAATCTGACAACGACATGGGCATACAACAATCGCGAACTAGCTGAACATTCGAGAGTAAATTGTCAGAAATTGACCTGAACAATTGAGAGTTAATTGGATGGGAATTGAGAGGGCGGTTGGGAATTAGGTGAACAATTGAGAGGGTAAAGGATTGGCCGGCAATTGGGAATGAGTGCTAATGATTCTGCAGAAATAAATTTCCAACTGTTCAGATAAGTGGAAAGAGGTATGAGTGGCCTGGATCTTCCAAAGAGGAACGAGTGGCCTGGATGGTGCTCTCTACTGTTGTGGACTGTTGCAAAGTTAGGACTGTTCATAAGGAACCCAAAAGGAGATGTTTACACATTTTAATAGTTAAGGATATGCCATATATATGTGAGCTATGGAAGAAGATGGAGTTAACCCTAAGTTAAGGACCTAAACTATTGTTCTTTTTCCAGTTAAGGACCTCAACTTCAAAAAAAATCGAGTTAAGGACCTATAGCCTATTGCCGTTAACTTTCCGTTTATTCTTGCTGAATGACGCCATCAAATGCAAACATGGGATTATTTCATATCGCTCTCATGCAAACTGTtcttccttgttttttttttttccataataCAGTATATTACTTTATAAATCTTTGAACATTCATGTTCAAGCCCATAAACACCATCATTTCTGATTTAACCAGAGATGAAATGGAAAAAAAATAGGCATTCAAAATACATACTACTTATAAGTCATAAGTCAACGGAGTAACTAATAAGCGGTGTATACGATCGAGTAGATCGAACTCGAGCTCGAATGGTTATATATGAAATCGGCTTGGAAATTTGTACTCGGAGCTTGGTCTGGACTGGAAGCTCATTGAGAAAAAAAAAGGTTGTAGTTCGAGTGCAGTGTAGTGAAAGACTTGTGCTCGACTTAAACTCAATTTAATcttaatttttttgattttttcacaaCTCTTATTGATTTAGTTTCAAAACAAATACGGAGTTCAATTACAAAATAGCGATATAATTAAGAAGTATAATCTAAAACAACAACATATATAATTATAGAAAATTAAACTTAAATTCGAAGTAGTAAAAAAGAAAATAAGCTTGAATGAGATTTCGATACCTACTTTACTATGAATTATTATTCAGCTCGAACATGGCAAGTACGACAAAAACTCGAGACCGCTTTGACCGAGCCATTTAAACACTACTAAACACGTTGACACAAGTGTTGATGCAAAATAGTGTCATTTTCAAGTTTCAACATTAGAACAAGGCTTGATCATAGGCTAAAAAACTACTGTTTCCAATTTATTTATATTGTGTTAATGTCTATGATGGCAGAGTAACGGACACTGCTAACAGAATTGTGCCACAAGTCCTTAACTGGAAACTATAATAGTTGAGGTCCTTAACTGGAAAAAAATCAATAGTTTAGGTTCTCATCTTAGTGTTAACTCCAAGAAGATGATCAAATATGCTTATCTTTGTATGACTTGCATCGCTAAAGGGGGAATTAAAGTTCAAAAAGGATATGTATATCCGAACATAGAGtataatgtatttttttttttcttttacttttcTGACCTCCAATGAATATCAATTATCTTACACCCTCTCCAATATACAATACACATTGGGGTTAAGAGGCATAAGGATTTGAAATACACCATTAGATTGCTAAATACAAAGCTCAAATGCATAAAAAAGATGTACATGAAGCTTCAACCTTTAGTTTAGCCCTTGAAATTACCACCATTAATTCCGCCAATTAAAGATGTTTTGTGAGATAATAAAATGACCCTATAATTTTACAAACATAAAAAGTACATAGAGGATTCAACCCATGATGGCAGTAGTAGAGAAGTACATAGAGGATTCAACCCATGATGGCAGTACATGGATAAATTGGAGTACATAGAGGATTCAACCCATGATGGCAGTAGTAGAGAAGTGTCTTTTCCTTCCCTCGAGGAACTTGAAATTTCACATGTGCGTAAGTTGAgagcatggtggagaggggaagATATAGACTGTAAAAATCATGTACAGCCTTGTTTTTCCCGGCTCTCCAAGTTGGACATTGCTGTGTGTGAAAAACTGACGTCATTTCCTGCTTGTATAAGCCTAGAAAAGCCGAAATTGTATGGTGTAAACAAAGAATTATGGATCACGAGTTTGGGCCAGGAGAACGATTCAATCAAATTAAGGGAGGTGCAAGTAGACAACCCTGATTACCTGAAACAGTTGACCACGGAAGGTCTAAGTAGCATTCTTATATTTGGAAATGATGACATAGAAAGTTTGTCAGAGCTTGCGGAGACATTCAAGGGCTGTCGTTCCCTACGGAGCCTTACAATTTTTGATTTCCATCTATGATGCTTTTCAAAATACCAAATCAAGATATCCTCATGACATTTTGCTTTTGCATTGCAGTTCCAAGagtttttttcttctcttttgtaaTCGTGAAAATCGGAAGTTTGTTTATGGTATTAGACTTGAAATTTCTCTTCGAGATTGTTTTTTTTACAGCTATGTACAAGATGGAGAGTAAGTTTTCAGATCTTTTATCAGTGCAAATAATTACTCTGTATTATTAAAGTAGACGTATCCGTGTTCAACTGTATTATTGTGGCATTGAACGAATCATCTTATTGAGCTAAAAATAGcattttttaagtttatgtgtggATAGTCCGCCAAAATTCTCTGTTTAACAGAATATCTATACCTTATTCCAATAAGTTTAGTAGTTTTTCAGATAAGAAGCCAACTTAGGTTGACTCTAACcttgattgtaattgtaattgtaatagttttaaatttatttaattactgTATATATATATGAGCATAATGATTTGAGTCATTTTTATTGGAGACTGAATTTGAAAATGGCATTATGTAGGTGGTCAGAGGCTTGGTAAGGTTTTGGGGAGCGGGCTACCCAGAACAATGCAAACCAACTTCTTGGGTATTATAGGAATCACTCTCGCAATTCCAAGTGCGTGCTTTTCCCTGTTTACTATGCGCTCTCATTTTACGGAATTACGTGTCATTATCGGATAGTTGATGGTTGTGCTGTTTGTTTGTACATTATATGTGGTAACTATGTTTTACATGGTTATAATGACTATTTTGCACGAACTTTTGCCGAGAAAAAgaaacatacatcggatgtactacctctaacttttttgttttttgagcatatatgtattttttttgagcttattagctcaaactttatttgttttcgagcatatgtgtatttttttttagcatattaaagtttataagttagattttaatattttttccgtcaaaactaaaatctaactaaacttatatgtaatgtttttgagttttattgtaattttttagagtttaatgtttaagtgaataaactcagaaacttcatagtgaaactcaaaaactttaaaacaaagctcaaaaactttattataatgctcaaaaactatagaattggaggtagtacatcagatgtacaATCCTCTTATTGTAAACTAGCAAACGTATCTGACTTGAGTAGATGTTTGTCATAATAGAAATTGATTGTAGGTTTTAgaggtatgttttttttttttttttggcagcagtAAAATCGTTTATACCTAACTATCCATAGCTTGGCAAGCAAGACTATGGGCAACATTATTGAAATGCCTAGGAATGTAACTAAAAGCTAAACAATGAAAAGATGCAAAACAATCATAAATATCTTCCAAAACTGCCTTTAGCAGGTGATGTGGTCGTTCCATCCCCGTAAGCTGCAAAATGAGTGATAGACAGTCGGAAGAAATCTCCACATGTCGGAGTCCCCTTCACTCTCAAGAAAGCACCAAGAAAACACCAAGACCTTCACTGCAACGCCTGCTTTCCGCTCTAATTCTCCCCGTCCGTACAGAGAATCGTTCACCATTTTCGGATTACAGCAATCCACCCAACTCCCCTTGTCCGGTCCTTCTGACCCCGCATCCACCATCACTCGCACGGTTCCACAATCACCTCTCAGTCCTACCTGACACACACAGGTTGCTATTACGAACCACTTACACTTTCCCCTCGGAGACATAATATTCCCATCCAAAATACATGAACCTTTATTAACCTCTTAAATGGCTTGAATTCCGGTGTTCACAGTGCGTGACCAAGATTAAAGAACATCGCCCAGGATCGAAATCCACGTGGCAAACAAAATTTTGTTACGAATACTCGCAATGCACCAAATCAGAAGCTAAAAACCGCACTGATGCTTCCTATTGTAGTCCTTGTCCATAAATGATATCCAATCAATAATCCAGCTGAATCAATGCGCGAAGGAGTCATGATCGATCGAATGCCAAGATCGAACTAGCCCACATCCGGACACAGGGGCCCCAAATAAATGCCCATAGTCTCGATAGCCAAGGCACCACCCCGACAAAACTTACCGTCGGATCCACCTCAATATTCCGTCTTACAAAATTATCGCCACCCGAGAGAATTAGTAATAATCCTCCAAATGAGGAGCTTCAGGATTGGGGGACACAGCAACCTCCATAGTTTTTGTTTACAAAAGTTCCGCCAACTCCGTTAGCCTCTCCTTATCCTTTTGTGTTCCTTTGCGTTCCATATAATTATGAAATAGGATGCCATAACCGCTTTGACACTATATCGACCATCACTGTTATGTAAACCAATAGATTTCATCCTCGTAAAAATGACCTACAAACAGGTTTGCGAGAATAGCTTGAACACTTTCATCCACCAACATAGTGCGTAGTAAATCTTCGTTTCACGTAATCCTCTCACCATCATTGCAAATAATCAAATCTTTAATCAAGAAATGTCGGAGGCCCCACGATCCATTTCAAAACAGTCATCCTTAGGTTAGGATAATTCCCATTGACCCGTTTTAATAGTCCATACATTCAAATTTGAATCCAACAGGTCATTTGGTTTCCATCCAATTTGTTCCTCACAAAGTGTAGACCATAAAGGATACTCCGAGCACCCAATGATAAGTTGTGTCCACTTTGGATCACCCAATTATCCTTGAAACTCCGCATCATAACGCCACGACGGAAAACACGTGTGAAAAAGAACGATCTCCGATCAAAATCCTCCACGCATGTTTCCCAAAGATTGCTTGGTTAAGGCATTCAATATTCAATTCAAGACCACCTTCCCTCTTTGGTAAACCAAGAAATCTCTGGCTACACCAATGGATTGGTCTCCCCAATCTACCacccgcccaccaaaaatgtgataATAAGGAATTCACCTTGTTAGTCACACTTTAGGTATTTTAAATCTCAGGTAAGTACTGTAGAGATGTTTGATAGGAATGGATAAGATTAAAGTTAACCCCATGGAGTCAAAAAATCCCATTCCATGAAGAATCGCCTCATAACAATATCAATAATTCCTTTGAAAATTTCCCTCTTTGATCCTTGCAATTCCGTCATTAATCCAAGATATTTTCCCAAACCTTATTTCCCTTAACTAAGTAGATTCGCATACCACACCGCGCCTGAGCTGTAAGAAACTAGGCTAAATAAAATCCCGGTTATCTTCATTCATAACCCTGGCAGGACACCTTTATGATACTTCTTCAAAATAACGTCTAGTTTTTAGAGTAGGAATTCTTTTTCTATTATGTAAAGAAAACCGCATCATCAAAGAACAAATTGAGACAAATATATTCCCCATGACTCAAGTAATTCCTTTCAGGCCATTTGTTGTGCTGTGGCATTACTGTGATAACGCCTCCATTGCATAAAGGCAGAGAGGGAGCGGTGAAAGCGGATCACCTGCCTTAATCCATTTCGGTTGAAAAGCCTTAATGGTGCAAATTAAGTAAAGGACTTGATCTGAATCTTGTGACACAATTAagaattaataaaattaaccaagatTCGCATCCCAAACTTATAAGAGCACGTGCTGCGAAAAATCCTAACGCACACGGTCATATGCTTTGCTCATATCAGCTTTAAACATCGCCCGGGATTTCCTTTCTTGTGTGAATTAATTTATGAAACTACATTTGCCAACGTGGATATTATCGATATCTGTGCCTTTTAACAAAGGCATTTTGGAAATCCTGAACTAAATAACCCGTCACCTTCGCCCCGATCATTTGTAATACACTTAGAGACAATCGCATAAAGCTACCGCAGTTATCGTTGATAGTCTCCACCTCTCGGGTTATCACATTTAGGAATTAAGGTAATGAAAGTTCTATTTTGTTACAAGAACCATCCTAAATTCGTGAGCAAAGCCGCTGGCTGTCTCTTTCTTCAAGCAAAATACCCGACGCTTCGATAAAAAATTGGGTACTCCGTCCGGGCAGAGTGATTTAAGTGCACCCATAAAACAATAGTCACAGCACCTCTTGAAGTATTGAAAATATCCTTAATACATCCGATTAATATGATCAACAACATTTGATCCCACATGTCCTCTTCCGTTAAAGGCTCACGATTCTTACTTTGATAATAGTAGTTGGGTTATAAAGCTTAAAAGCAGATCATAGAACATATTTCCAACTAGTTAGGGCTCATAAATCCAATTATCACTATCATCCTTAACCCCTAGGATAAAATTCTGACCCGCTCTTCCTTTAACCCAATTGAAAAAGTACTTCGTACAAGTATCCCCTTCCACCATCCATTTCAACTTTGCCCTTTGTCGCCAAAAACCGTTAGCCTACTTTTGAAAATTCTCGGACATTGTCATTAGCTTTTGTATACACTTCATCCTTACCATCATTAGTCGATTATCCATCCCTTTCCAGCTCGAATCGACCTGCGTCCCGTTTAAATTGCCACTCAAGTCTCTTATCCAAGAAGCCCCGATTAATTTACTTCTTGTCGTACATTAGAAAGCTTTTTCTTGCTCCAGCCAGGAGATCCACAAACGGGTTTTCCAAGCATCCTTTGATAATACAAATACATTCTTTACCAGTGCCCATGATTCATTTATAGGTTTATTGTGTGACAGCTGAGATTCAAGTCCATTCTATTGGGCGATTCGATATTTGTATAGGATAATGTTTGTCATTATTCGGGAACAACATGGGAACCATTCCTTTGAACCAAGTGCCCTATCAATTCTTTTTTCATACGCTCGTTTGGAACCTTTACGATTATTACACCAGTATATCCTCGGCCCTTTAAAGGGTATGTCCATCGATtgattacttgattttattgattaaactccTTTGCCTACCATAATTGGCCTTGTATTCAAAATCTTTTAGCTTATCACTTCCCAAACTCAACTTGATTAAAGTCTCTCCCCCAAAATGAGGAACGGTGAATCTTAGATTTCGTCATTCTTCTCCCCTCATCAGAGAATCGATTGAAAGATGGAGCCCGCAAAAAAGCACCAAATACCATAAACGACCATTACATTTTTCTACTAATAAAACGATAAAATTATTACACGTCTGTCGACAACCAGCTCTTTCCATCCTACCCATAACTCCACCACCCCGAAGCCCATTAGCGTCTATGCTGCATTATTATGGAAGCCAAAATGCTCAAACAAAGGAGAAATCTAACCAACATTACACTTAGTTTGATTAGAAGCGAAATCATAATATTTGGTATGGCCAGCCTAATCTTGATTGGGGCGAGCGCATTGTGAGACCCCTACAATTCCAGGTGAGCCCATTCATGGCGAGCCGTGGAGGTGTTGGTCCAACCTCCGCAAAACCACCATGTTGTTACTAGCATGAGACGAATCATTTGAAACTTCAATCTCCATGTATTGTTACCGCCACTCAAAACCCCAAAGACCCACAAACACTTCAAAGAACATTTAACTCTCCCCAAAGCATCTCTTCTTTGATAACCGAAACGTATATTTCTTTGACCGCCAATGGACTCCACCGCCTCACCAGAACCTGGCCCTCATCAACCTCGAACAAAGATTTTCGTTTCCTAGCAAGAGTAATAGATCCCTATTGTCCCCTCCCACACTGAGACTTGGAGTAATAATCCGCTTAAAACCCATAAAGCCATCAGAGATACAAGCGGCCTTCCTACCATCATCCATCATAAAGAATGAGCCTTAAGGAGTTCCATACGATGGGAAATCAAAGAGCTTCACCTTCTTTAAAGTCAACCTCGATCTTTGATCCAACCCAGAAATATGACCACCTCGGGGTACATCCTTCCGTAGTTCCTTCAAAGGCTTGACCCCCCGATCGAGCCTCCAATTGTTTGTCCTTCCAAATAATAGCGGCTAGAGTAATCGTGAATGATTCTGTTTCCTCACCTTGAGTCACAGCCCCACCCCCATTACAGTTGAGGGATCCCATTAAGGCACAAATGTGAAAGCTTAACTTTTTCCGTCTTCCGAATGAAATGGCTACACGATAATATATTTATCGATTTGTGATAAAGTTCGAGTTAAAAGTAGTAGGGTTTTTGTAGGAGAGGTTAAATCAACGAAACTATGATTTTATGTTTTAGCCTAAAACATTTTATATTGCTGAAATAAGATTGAATAGTTGAAAGAAAAGTAAATTTAGTTTGAAAAGGAAAACCTACGAAATGTTACTGTAATTAGGAACTCTTGGTCTTGCTCAGTTGGTTGAATGTGATAAGTTTTGTATAATATCGTTTTTTACTTTTAGAAATCTCTTTTGTTGGCTAATATACTCAAGCCTCACCATTTATATAATATGAACTCTTTTTATTCAAGCTCCTTTATGATGGGATGGCGTAAAAATAACCAGAAATTCTCATTTAAGAGAtttctattaatttaaataaatatcTCCACAATAGACACATTATTTCACAATAATTTACGTTTCATCGTACCAAAAAAATAAATAGTAGAAAACCTTTATTCACGTGTCAAATTGCCTCTCTCGATCGAGCCATAAATTGTACGCATTGCTACAATTTTACCAATCAACAATATTGTACCAAATAATAACATGAGGCTCATACAAGGTTTCTATCTTATAAATCTTATCCTACTAGGGCTTGTGGTAATTCATGGCCATTCTACCGCGATTCACCTCCTTATGCCACATAGCGGTTCAGGAGGTCACCCAACCCAAGGTTTAAATTGTTTAAGCTGGCGGTTTGCTGTTGAAACAAACAATGTTAAGGATTGGAAGACGATTCCAGTGGATTGCGAGAATTATGTTGGCCATTACATGTTGGGGGCTCAATATAAACAAGATTGTTCCATTGTGGCCGCTTCTGCTATCGACTATGTTAGTAGCCTAAATATTAGTAAGGGTAAGGATATTTGGGTGTTCGACATAGACGAGACTTCCCTCTCAAATTTGCCATACTATGCTAGGCCTAATGTTGGATTTGGGTAAGACCCTGTATTTTTAGATTTAATTTCAGctcttataaattcagttcaaTAATTATCTTGTAAGACTGTTGTACCTATTACAATGGTCGTTCTTTTGCGTgaaattgattgttgattattatGGGGTTTGCAGAGCGTTCCCGTACAATGCGACAAGTTTCAATGAATGGCAGGTTGAAGCAAGTGCACCACCGATAAAATCGGTCCTAAACTTGTACAACAGATTGCTAGAACTTGGTGTCAAGGTTGTTTTTCTAACCGGAGCAGATGAAGAATACAAAGGGTTCAAGATACGCAATATGAAAAATATTGGCTATAAGAAATGGCTCAAAATGATATTCAAGTAAGTTTTCACGTCATTTTTGTGAAATGGATGTATAACTTAATTGTTGAAGTCATGATGTTCATGGATGTTGATGAATTGAACTCGATTGCTCCGTTTACACACATGCgcaacacaaattcttgtttaaaattaacaaataattcGCCTTTAGTTAAATAGAGATGGATGACTGgatgagacaaaaaaaaaaaagagaatgcaatacggagtattatacagAGTACTCTGTAATATGGATATTACCGTTTTAAGGGGGACCAGCTAATGTGTCATTTAATTCAAGGTAAATAAAAGACCAAAGAAAGGGCGG
The Silene latifolia isolate original U9 population chromosome 11, ASM4854445v1, whole genome shotgun sequence genome window above contains:
- the LOC141610960 gene encoding acid phosphatase 1-like translates to MRLIQGFYLINLILLGLVVIHGHSTAIHLLMPHSGSGGHPTQGLNCLSWRFAVETNNVKDWKTIPVDCENYVGHYMLGAQYKQDCSIVAASAIDYVSSLNISKGKDIWVFDIDETSLSNLPYYARPNVGFGAFPYNATSFNEWQVEASAPPIKSVLNLYNRLLELGVKVVFLTGADEEYKGFKIRNMKNIGYKKWLKMIFKTSNESKLKAVEYKSRHRKNLEKKGYKIIGNIGDQWSDLLGPNPGLRTFKLPDPMYYIA